From a region of the Flavobacterium sediminilitoris genome:
- a CDS encoding phage tail tape measure protein, whose translation MAGENVNRRLNIYINDREVTNSLIGVNREMAKVRGQMRGLNKGSADYQHQLDKLNKEYKYLEAVQKEFKDDIYGVKKGFDDTTKSAKDTTEELGAAQEAFSNLFTGLRTGNLLQVKEGLMAIKLGLQATAKAAWAFVKTPIGATIVILAGIAKATKEWINYNEELAKATRTTEAITKLSGEALNQARIQAQVIEQIYGKPFEDTLNTANVLVNEFGISFEEALNKIENNLVAGAQYNDEYLQSIKEYSTFFAQAGYSVEEFQGIINAGFDLGIYSDKLPDAIKEFSLSINEQTKATKDALEDAYGKEFTDKILKGVKDGSISAKEALKLMAEEATRVGLNAKTAQQLTADLFRGAGEDAGGALKIFQAVERSYKLQTLALTPLQESLNEVAASQKLLIETQDALFQSEGFELWKNDLITMFNQVKQGFYSLIYEITNGFGSMQEKAKEDSEKTAINNYTTDALAAFDDYIKRREKSMGKEFNLEKVRQERLEMLRKQYSSSGAGSWDASESQIQVQKRLEAEIEAVQKYIPKSVKINTEKTEAELAAEAKLRADAAKKHHAELEKQLKEREALDKQLLATQRAFQDAQLELMADGYEKEKAKINLEYDRKIEDLRSHLFKESELKELQKQIDAAKNSGNKGEAERLQGLLNQKIAINQAYNDTIIAAEQTRNLKIGQLQEKYLAEEFKREEEAHQRNLLRLDTKQKNELNGIKSLDDAKEILSKSLSEKEINGITSLEEAKKAIQKQHLTEKFEMEKANLDKVVKQYQSLLALDLSMGNTFLSDEQRDEIVKNLEIVENKLAGLVPPPDEAESRTFDEAKNHGIDILGFDAGKWEALFDGLETFAEKLAAVQMVAGALKNAFSSYFDFMAAGEARTLQKFERSADRRKKLLSDQLEKGMISQELYTARVAKIDEELNRKKAEIEYKQAKRQKIFQAAQIVANTAQAIMSIWAQVPKFDFGVSAGIMTGVVSALGALQLATVLRQPLPEKGYKMGGFTPRGNRNKVAGVTHQDEYVIPADVLYDDDPAMPDIMSYIEGKRTGKIIPSSSSSGTETENLNNKSIASNVELYLAKIIDRNSDLIEKQLKEGLIAWLEVDIPTAKKIRKKIQELELIENSARK comes from the coding sequence ATGGCTGGAGAAAATGTAAATAGAAGGTTAAACATCTACATTAATGATCGAGAAGTTACAAATTCGCTCATAGGTGTTAATCGTGAAATGGCAAAAGTGCGAGGTCAAATGCGTGGCCTTAACAAAGGTTCTGCGGACTATCAACATCAGCTCGACAAACTAAATAAGGAGTATAAGTATTTAGAAGCCGTTCAAAAAGAATTTAAAGATGATATCTATGGTGTAAAAAAAGGCTTCGATGATACTACAAAATCGGCAAAAGATACAACTGAAGAGTTAGGAGCTGCTCAAGAAGCTTTTTCTAATTTGTTTACAGGTCTTAGAACTGGTAATCTTTTACAGGTAAAGGAAGGATTAATGGCTATTAAGCTTGGTTTGCAAGCAACTGCTAAAGCGGCATGGGCTTTCGTCAAAACACCGATAGGCGCAACAATTGTAATACTTGCAGGAATTGCAAAAGCTACAAAAGAATGGATAAATTATAATGAAGAACTAGCAAAAGCGACAAGAACAACTGAAGCTATCACTAAATTATCAGGAGAAGCTTTAAATCAAGCAAGAATACAGGCACAAGTAATTGAGCAAATTTATGGGAAACCATTCGAAGACACTTTAAATACGGCTAATGTGCTGGTCAATGAATTCGGTATTTCTTTTGAAGAAGCTTTGAATAAGATAGAAAATAATTTAGTCGCTGGTGCTCAGTATAACGATGAATATTTACAGTCTATTAAAGAATATTCCACTTTTTTTGCACAAGCGGGGTATTCTGTTGAAGAATTTCAAGGAATTATAAATGCGGGTTTTGATTTAGGTATTTATTCCGATAAATTACCCGATGCTATCAAAGAATTCTCGTTATCTATAAATGAACAAACTAAAGCTACTAAAGATGCTTTAGAGGATGCTTATGGAAAAGAATTTACAGATAAGATTTTAAAAGGTGTAAAAGATGGATCTATATCTGCAAAAGAGGCATTAAAATTAATGGCTGAAGAAGCTACACGTGTAGGTTTAAATGCCAAAACAGCGCAGCAATTAACAGCGGATCTATTTCGTGGAGCTGGTGAAGATGCTGGAGGCGCTTTGAAAATTTTTCAAGCTGTTGAGCGAAGTTATAAATTGCAAACCTTAGCTTTAACTCCTTTACAAGAGTCGTTAAATGAAGTAGCTGCTTCTCAAAAATTATTAATAGAAACTCAAGATGCTCTTTTTCAATCGGAAGGTTTTGAACTTTGGAAAAATGATTTAATCACAATGTTTAATCAGGTTAAGCAAGGTTTTTATTCATTAATTTATGAAATTACTAATGGCTTTGGATCTATGCAAGAAAAAGCCAAAGAAGACTCTGAAAAAACAGCTATTAATAATTATACAACAGATGCCTTAGCTGCTTTTGATGATTATATTAAACGTCGTGAAAAGTCTATGGGCAAAGAATTTAATCTTGAAAAAGTGCGTCAAGAACGTCTCGAAATGCTAAGAAAACAATATAGTTCTTCAGGTGCTGGTAGTTGGGATGCGTCAGAGAGTCAAATTCAAGTGCAAAAGCGTTTAGAAGCAGAGATTGAAGCTGTTCAAAAATACATTCCAAAATCAGTAAAAATTAATACCGAAAAAACAGAAGCAGAATTAGCTGCAGAAGCAAAGTTAAGAGCAGATGCAGCTAAAAAACATCATGCTGAACTAGAAAAACAATTAAAAGAACGTGAAGCGCTAGATAAACAATTATTGGCCACACAACGTGCTTTTCAAGATGCACAGTTAGAATTAATGGCTGATGGTTACGAAAAAGAAAAGGCAAAAATTAACCTGGAATATGATCGTAAAATTGAAGATTTACGCTCTCATCTTTTCAAAGAAAGTGAATTAAAGGAACTTCAAAAACAAATTGATGCTGCTAAAAATTCAGGCAATAAAGGAGAAGCAGAAAGATTACAAGGCCTTTTAAACCAAAAAATTGCTATTAATCAAGCCTATAACGATACTATTATAGCAGCGGAACAAACTCGCAATCTAAAAATAGGCCAACTCCAGGAGAAATATTTAGCTGAAGAATTTAAAAGAGAAGAAGAAGCGCATCAACGAAATTTACTAAGATTAGATACAAAGCAAAAAAATGAACTTAATGGAATTAAGAGTTTAGATGATGCAAAAGAAATCCTTTCAAAATCATTGTCTGAAAAAGAGATTAATGGCATTACTTCTCTTGAGGAAGCTAAAAAGGCAATTCAAAAACAACATCTCACTGAAAAATTTGAGATGGAAAAAGCTAACCTTGATAAGGTTGTAAAACAATATCAAAGTTTACTTGCTTTAGATCTTAGTATGGGAAATACATTCCTCTCTGATGAACAAAGAGATGAGATTGTTAAAAATTTAGAAATTGTAGAAAATAAGCTTGCAGGTTTAGTTCCTCCACCTGACGAAGCTGAATCACGAACTTTTGATGAAGCAAAAAATCATGGAATAGATATATTAGGATTTGATGCTGGTAAATGGGAAGCTCTATTTGATGGTTTAGAAACGTTTGCAGAAAAATTAGCCGCTGTTCAAATGGTCGCTGGAGCTTTAAAAAATGCTTTTAGTTCTTATTTCGATTTTATGGCAGCAGGTGAGGCTAGAACTTTACAAAAATTTGAAAGATCAGCCGATAGAAGAAAGAAATTATTATCTGATCAACTTGAAAAAGGTATGATTTCTCAAGAACTCTATACTGCTAGAGTTGCTAAGATAGATGAGGAATTAAATCGAAAAAAAGCTGAAATAGAGTACAAACAAGCTAAAAGGCAAAAAATATTCCAAGCTGCTCAAATTGTTGCCAATACTGCTCAAGCTATTATGAGTATTTGGGCTCAGGTACCAAAATTTGACTTTGGTGTAAGTGCTGGAATTATGACTGGTGTAGTTTCGGCTTTAGGCGCTTTACAACTTGCTACAGTTCTAAGACAACCTTTACCAGAGAAAGGTTATAAAATGGGTGGTTTTACGCCTCGAGGAAATAGAAATAAAGTAGCAGGAGTTACGCATCAGGATGAATATGTTATTCCAGCCGATGTTCTCTATGATGATGATCCAGCAATGCCAGACATTATGAGTTATATAGAAGGAAAACGAACGGGCAAAATTATTCCTTCTTCTTCCTCTTCAGGAACTGAAACTGAAAATTTAAATAATAAATCTATAGCTTCAAATGTAGAATTATACTTGGCTAAGATTATAGATCGTAATTCAGATTTAATCGAGAAACAATTAAAAGAAGGATTAATCGCATGGTTAGAAGTCGATATTCCAACTGCTAAAAAAATTAGAAAAAAAATACAAGAACTAGAGTTAATCGAAAATTCAGCAAGAAAATGA
- a CDS encoding site-specific integrase, which yields MRILETPSNIFDTQISTKKLFVPMKHKFILRNYINKEGEALLYLRINHKNNLHKISLSLYANPNDWNGKKCRMTDNSQKSQDLNLILDNIDSKITAIKTNYRLSERHLTIDKFIHEFKFGIPRLDFITFWESQILLQEEVVHKNTAKKERSVFKKFKEFRSQLLFSDIDIEIINKFKGFMIKRKMVSTSINSNLKVLKKYLRIAEDSGIRMPLNLRLIKIGSTNGNRNFLNENELQKLNKYFHSEFVNETYKIPLALFLLSCFTGMRISDIQNIQNNSIAEGSIKFTSVKTGKNQKIKLSNYALKVIESAPEIFTIKLTDQYINRILKDICKDRKISKVVTFHVGRHTFATNYLKQGGKVEVLQKILAHSNIKETMIYVTILQEDQDKEILLLDNMNLD from the coding sequence ATGAGAATTTTAGAAACTCCATCAAACATTTTTGACACACAAATTAGCACAAAAAAACTCTTTGTGCCAATGAAACATAAATTCATTCTTAGAAACTACATAAATAAAGAAGGAGAGGCTCTTTTGTATTTACGTATAAATCACAAAAATAATCTTCATAAAATTTCTTTATCTCTTTATGCCAATCCAAATGATTGGAACGGTAAAAAATGTAGAATGACAGACAACTCACAAAAGAGTCAGGATTTAAATTTAATTTTAGATAATATAGATAGCAAAATTACTGCTATTAAAACTAACTACAGACTCTCTGAGAGACACTTAACTATTGATAAGTTTATTCATGAATTCAAATTTGGAATTCCTAGATTAGATTTTATTACATTTTGGGAATCACAAATTTTACTTCAAGAAGAAGTAGTTCATAAAAATACAGCTAAAAAAGAAAGATCTGTTTTTAAAAAATTTAAAGAGTTTAGATCTCAATTACTATTCTCTGATATAGATATAGAAATAATAAACAAATTCAAAGGTTTCATGATAAAAAGAAAAATGGTAAGTACCAGTATAAATTCAAATTTAAAAGTTTTAAAAAAATATTTGCGAATCGCTGAAGATTCTGGAATTAGAATGCCTCTTAATCTTCGTTTAATAAAAATTGGTAGCACAAATGGTAATCGAAATTTTTTAAATGAAAATGAACTTCAAAAGCTTAATAAATATTTTCATTCAGAATTTGTTAATGAAACATATAAAATTCCCTTGGCTTTATTTTTACTTAGCTGTTTTACAGGAATGAGAATTTCGGATATTCAAAATATTCAAAATAATAGTATTGCAGAAGGATCAATTAAGTTCACTTCTGTTAAAACTGGAAAAAATCAAAAAATTAAACTAAGCAATTATGCATTAAAAGTTATAGAGAGTGCTCCAGAAATATTCACAATAAAATTAACTGATCAATATATAAATAGAATTCTTAAAGATATATGTAAAGATCGGAAAATAAGTAAAGTTGTCACTTTTCATGTTGGCCGACATACTTTTGCAACAAACTACTTAAAACAAGGTGGAAAAGTAGAAGTGTTACAAAAGATATTAGCCCACAGCAATATAAAAGAGACAATGATCTATGTTACTATATTACAAGAAGATCAAGATAAAGAGATTCTGTTATTAGACAACATGAATTTAGATTAA
- a CDS encoding type III pantothenate kinase, whose protein sequence is MLLTIDIGNTRIKCAVFENNMILYQGVFLKEEALKKIEKIFNDFPKISNSISSSVGNLDNDCFNLIKNNSDLMVVTPQTKLPFSNKYSTPLTLGIDRIVLMAGAAIQFPNKNCLVIDAGTCITYDFIDDENNYFGGAISPGINLRYNSLHNYTAKLPLLKKELPGFFIGNSTNESIHSGIINGVIHEIEGFASQYFHKYTDLTIILTGGDADFLAKRLKSTIFANSNFLIESLSLLFTYVQTEND, encoded by the coding sequence ATGCTTTTAACTATAGATATTGGTAATACAAGAATTAAGTGTGCTGTCTTTGAGAATAATATGATTCTATATCAAGGTGTTTTCTTAAAAGAAGAAGCTTTAAAAAAAATTGAAAAAATTTTTAATGATTTTCCAAAAATATCAAATTCAATATCTTCTTCAGTCGGAAATTTAGATAATGATTGTTTTAATTTGATAAAAAACAACTCAGATTTAATGGTTGTAACTCCTCAGACGAAGTTGCCTTTTTCTAATAAATACAGCACTCCATTAACTTTAGGAATTGATAGAATAGTTCTAATGGCTGGAGCAGCAATACAATTTCCAAATAAAAATTGTTTAGTTATTGATGCAGGAACATGTATAACATACGATTTTATAGATGATGAAAATAATTATTTTGGAGGAGCAATATCTCCAGGGATAAATCTTAGATATAATAGTTTACACAATTACACAGCAAAATTACCGTTATTAAAAAAAGAACTTCCTGGTTTTTTTATTGGAAACTCAACAAATGAGTCAATTCATTCGGGAATTATTAACGGTGTGATTCATGAGATAGAAGGTTTTGCTTCACAATATTTTCATAAATATACAGATTTAACAATAATTTTAACAGGAGGCGATGCAGATTTTTTGGCTAAAAGATTAAAAAGCACCATATTTGCCAATTCAAATTTTCTAATTGAGAGTTTGAGCTTATTATTTACTTATGTACAAACAGAAAATGACTAA
- a CDS encoding tetratricopeptide repeat protein produces the protein MKTKLSLLFVSALGFFVNAQNNDACTETLSLMASSVKAKDPAGYDFLTTLRKDCPSFDKRVYSYGEFAIKQKIDNAADEVEKEKYVRDLMSFYDENFKYFPETSGSVDMKKGLTLFNYNVGTKDEIYAFLDKAFTNDKANFDSTRALYAYFEIFVKDYEAGNKGIALQQVFDKYDDILEKLSIQEKEYSDAKDVLIAKEEANETLDTREAKAKARYEANLEDIVTVTSSMDAIIVQLSSCDKLIPFYQKSFEENKGNKLWLQRAADRLEAKECDSDPLFSKISEALYKLDPSADAAYKLGVVEYQKKNISKAMEYFNQAASLYTDNTKKANVYMKMASIYTKSSKSQARTYARKALQVKPSYGKAYLLIAQLYASSLNDCGGDQFERRAMYWLAAQYCDKAASVDSSLKASASSRAAGYRAAAPSKSEIFSNPKGNMSGKRISFNCWVGESVIVPTL, from the coding sequence ATGAAAACTAAATTATCTTTATTATTTGTATCAGCTTTAGGTTTTTTTGTAAATGCACAAAATAACGATGCTTGTACTGAAACTTTAAGTTTAATGGCATCTTCGGTAAAAGCGAAAGATCCAGCAGGATATGATTTCTTAACAACATTAAGAAAAGATTGCCCGTCTTTTGATAAAAGAGTGTATTCTTACGGAGAATTTGCAATCAAACAAAAAATTGACAATGCGGCTGATGAAGTGGAAAAAGAAAAGTATGTACGCGATTTGATGAGTTTCTATGATGAGAATTTTAAATATTTTCCAGAAACAAGTGGAAGTGTAGATATGAAGAAAGGATTAACATTGTTTAATTACAATGTTGGTACTAAAGATGAAATATATGCTTTCTTAGATAAAGCTTTTACAAATGACAAAGCTAATTTTGATTCAACAAGAGCATTATATGCTTATTTCGAAATCTTTGTTAAAGATTATGAAGCTGGAAACAAAGGAATCGCATTACAACAAGTATTTGATAAATATGATGATATTTTAGAGAAATTATCAATTCAAGAAAAGGAATATTCAGATGCAAAAGATGTTTTAATTGCAAAAGAAGAAGCAAATGAAACATTAGATACTAGAGAAGCTAAGGCAAAAGCACGATATGAAGCAAACTTAGAAGATATTGTAACTGTAACATCAAGTATGGATGCTATTATTGTTCAATTATCATCATGTGATAAATTAATTCCTTTTTATCAAAAATCATTTGAAGAAAATAAAGGGAACAAATTATGGTTACAAAGAGCAGCAGATCGTTTAGAAGCTAAAGAATGTGATAGTGATCCATTATTCTCTAAAATATCAGAGGCGCTTTATAAATTAGATCCTAGTGCAGATGCAGCATATAAATTGGGAGTTGTAGAATATCAAAAGAAAAATATTTCTAAAGCGATGGAATATTTTAACCAAGCAGCAAGTTTGTATACTGACAACACTAAGAAAGCAAATGTATACATGAAAATGGCTTCTATTTACACAAAATCAAGTAAAAGCCAAGCTCGTACTTATGCTAGAAAAGCACTTCAAGTTAAACCATCTTATGGTAAAGCATATTTGTTAATTGCACAATTATATGCGAGTAGTTTAAATGACTGTGGAGGAGATCAATTTGAAAGAAGAGCTATGTATTGGTTGGCAGCACAATATTGTGATAAAGCAGCATCAGTAGATTCTTCTTTAAAAGCATCAGCAAGTAGTAGAGCGGCAGGATATAGAGCTGCAGCACCTTCAAAATCTGAGATTTTCAGCAACCCTAAAGGGAATATGTCTGGTAAAAGAATTTCATTTAATTGTTGGGTAGGAGAAAGCGTAATCGTTCCTACTTTGTAA
- the lptC gene encoding LPS export ABC transporter periplasmic protein LptC: MKKTRNRIFNIVTVSIIVAIFFSCEGSLKDVQKFNRSSFLPSGEADSINLKYTDSGKIKSILRSKRMLDYSNIENAFTEFPEGVVVTMFDDKGKTTIIESNYAISYKKTEIIDLQGDVTITSSDGKKLETSQLYFDQKNEWFFTEKHFKYTDNEGGFLQGPGVDFSKDFKIFNMQTSSGEINSAE; encoded by the coding sequence ATGAAAAAAACTAGAAATAGAATATTTAATATAGTCACAGTAAGTATTATTGTGGCTATATTTTTTTCATGTGAAGGTTCATTAAAAGATGTGCAAAAATTTAATCGCTCTTCCTTTTTGCCTTCAGGAGAAGCAGATTCTATTAATTTGAAATACACAGATTCAGGAAAAATAAAATCTATACTTAGAAGTAAAAGAATGTTAGACTATAGTAATATAGAGAACGCTTTTACAGAATTTCCAGAAGGAGTTGTAGTTACGATGTTTGATGACAAAGGTAAAACAACTATCATAGAATCGAATTATGCAATCTCATATAAAAAAACAGAGATTATAGATTTGCAAGGAGATGTTACAATAACATCTAGTGATGGAAAAAAACTAGAAACTTCCCAGTTATATTTCGATCAAAAAAATGAATGGTTCTTTACAGAGAAGCATTTTAAATACACAGATAATGAAGGAGGATTTCTTCAAGGTCCAGGTGTAGATTTTAGTAAAGATTTTAAAATCTTTAATATGCAAACCAGTAGTGGTGAGATCAATAGTGCAGAATAA